The Lycium barbarum isolate Lr01 chromosome 9, ASM1917538v2, whole genome shotgun sequence genome has a segment encoding these proteins:
- the LOC132611852 gene encoding F-box protein At3g07870-like has protein sequence MASTPLLLFRHMSTKTKPKKQERYSIYLDDPSKTQLEDPPLVKEVKFPLNTTTGIHFRVVGYCNGLFCLSDDLFGYTDTIILWNPTIRKTLSLPKPCIVISSPKMYFCLGFGFDLKTQDFKVGRIAYLQGTNAEVEVYSLSTGVWKTVNSKGINGKLVKYFYTTTYLNGAIHWVSYRKKKNGKFTNSLLVFDLSDETFSEMGLPRWLVHVSPSVLSVSLCGDRISVFQYRKSCEVTLESCVVSVMNQYGNKKSWRKIYTAMFKSEFEYSFAFVVSSEDNYWNPLRNFGGVLFYDPEKKEFKDGEKDPFFLSSYIESLVLLDRSSGSIADSSNSREPTGVKPQ, from the coding sequence ATGGCAAGTACTCCGCTTCTCCTCTTCCGCCACATGTCCACCAAGACCAAACCCAAGAAACAAGAACGCTACTCTATCTACCTTGATGACCCTTCAAAAACACAACTTGAAGATCCCCCCCTCGTTAAAGAAGTCAAGTTTCCCTTGAACACCACTACTGGGATCCACTTTAGAGTTGTGGGTTACTGTAATGGTCTGTTTTGCCTCTCTGATGATCTCTTCGGTTATACAGATACTATCATTCTCTGGAACCCCACCATCCGCAAAACCCTCTCCCTCCCCAAACCTTGTATTGTTATCTCTTCCCCTAAAATGTACTTTTGCCTTGGTTTTGGTTTTGATCTGAAAACTCAAGATTTTAAGGTGGGCAGGATAGCCTATCTGCAAGGGACTAATGCTGAAGTTGAGGTCTATAGTTTGAGTACTGGTGTATGGAAAACAGTTAACTCGAAGGGAATCAATGGTAAACTGGTTAAGTATTTCTACACTACTACCTATTTAAATGGGGCTATTCATTGGGTTTCTTATCgcaagaaaaaaaatggaaaatttaCTAATAGCCTGTTGGTTTTTGACCTAAGTGATGAGACATTTAGTGAAATGGGTCTGCCACGTTGGCTAGTGCATGTTTCTCCTTCGGTTTTGTCTGTAAGCTTATGTGGGGATCGCATTTCCGTGTTTCAGTACAGAAAGAGTTGTGAAGTAACGCTTGAAAGTTGTGTTGTTTCTGTTATGAACCAGTATGGAAACAAGAAGTCTTGGAGGAAAATATATACTGCGATGTTCAAGTCTGAGTTTGAATATAGTTTTGCGTTCGTGGTAAGTTCTGAAGACAATTATTGGAATCCGTTACGTAATTTTGGTGGGGTTCTTTTTTATGATCCCGAGAAGAAGGAATTTAAAGACGGTGAGAAGGACCCATTTTTCTTGAGCAGCTATATTGAGAGTCTTGTCTTGCTTGATAGAAGCAGTGGGTCTATAGCTGATTCATCTAATTCTCGTGAGCCAACTGGGGTAAAGCCTCAATGA